The Devosia sp. MC521 genome has a segment encoding these proteins:
- a CDS encoding ABC transporter permease — protein MKRLHLHHLANTQMLALAAVLLINWILFPNFFRISWQDGRFFGSLIDVLNRGAPVAILAIGMTGVIATKGVDLSVGAIMAVCGAVAATMVVAGYPTPMAVLAALAVGLACGLWNGFLVAVLDIQPIVATLVLMVAGRGIAQLITSGSIVTFNDPALIFLGTGSFLGLPMAAVIAVVLMVVVTLIARRTAIGLFVQAIGVNRAAASLAGIHSRVLLMLVYSLSGFCAAIAGVIVAADIRGADANNSGLWLELDAILAVVIGGTSLLGGRFSIPLAVVGAIIIQAMNTGILVSGFRPEFNLIVKAGMIILILMVQSPLLGSVLGLFKRDRNRVTFK, from the coding sequence ATGAAGCGGCTCCATCTCCATCATTTAGCCAACACGCAGATGCTGGCACTGGCAGCCGTTCTGCTGATCAACTGGATCTTGTTTCCGAACTTCTTCCGCATCTCTTGGCAGGATGGACGCTTCTTTGGAAGCTTGATCGACGTGCTCAATCGCGGCGCGCCCGTCGCAATTTTGGCCATTGGTATGACCGGTGTCATCGCAACGAAAGGGGTAGACCTTTCAGTCGGTGCGATTATGGCGGTGTGTGGCGCAGTCGCGGCGACGATGGTTGTTGCAGGTTATCCGACACCTATGGCCGTTCTCGCAGCGTTGGCTGTTGGGCTCGCGTGCGGCCTGTGGAATGGCTTTCTCGTTGCCGTGCTCGACATCCAGCCCATTGTGGCAACGCTGGTTTTAATGGTCGCAGGACGAGGGATAGCACAGTTGATCACCTCGGGATCGATTGTCACGTTCAATGACCCTGCGTTGATTTTCCTTGGCACCGGCTCATTCCTGGGGCTGCCGATGGCTGCCGTAATCGCCGTTGTGTTGATGGTTGTGGTGACGCTCATTGCAAGGCGGACAGCGATCGGGCTTTTCGTGCAAGCGATTGGCGTTAACCGCGCAGCAGCATCGCTGGCTGGTATTCATTCGCGCGTGTTGCTGATGCTGGTCTATAGCCTGAGCGGCTTTTGCGCGGCGATTGCGGGCGTTATCGTAGCGGCAGATATCCGCGGGGCGGATGCTAATAATTCAGGGCTGTGGCTCGAGCTCGATGCCATCTTGGCTGTGGTGATCGGCGGCACGTCGCTGCTCGGCGGTAGGTTCTCCATCCCGCTCGCGGTGGTCGGTGCAATCATTATTCAGGCGATGAATACGGGGATTTTGGTGTCGGGCTTCCGTCCCGAGTTCAACCTGATTGTCAAAGCCGGGATGATCATTCTCATTTTGATGGTGCAGTCGCCCCTCCTCGGCTCGGTATTGGGCCTTTTCAAGCGTGACCGCAATCGGGTGACTTTCAAATGA
- a CDS encoding FadR/GntR family transcriptional regulator produces the protein MIETGSLIRSLSGRPAARNFHNFVINEIGLSIVTGAFPVGSTLSSDQVMMETYGVSRTVLREALKTLEAKGLVEARPKVGTRVSPISRWNFFDPQVLSWHYYAKPNARFYESLFDVRRSLGTRSASLAAQRRTADNVRVMKYWLHQIELNQTNPEGHGLACLEIHRAIAEASGNSLLRSVTGVVELTIALAIKANSSGDTNGYFTHGLLSHHALIAAVEKSDPEAAQDAASVIINLDNEQVVRLLTAA, from the coding sequence ATGATCGAAACTGGCAGCCTTATTCGCTCTCTCTCGGGGCGACCTGCTGCACGGAATTTCCATAATTTCGTTATCAATGAGATTGGCCTGTCTATTGTCACTGGGGCGTTTCCCGTCGGATCGACGCTCTCAAGTGATCAGGTGATGATGGAGACTTACGGTGTGTCGCGCACAGTGTTGCGCGAAGCGCTCAAGACGCTGGAGGCCAAAGGCCTAGTGGAAGCACGGCCTAAAGTGGGCACTCGTGTCTCGCCGATAAGCCGCTGGAATTTCTTCGACCCGCAAGTGTTGAGTTGGCACTATTACGCAAAGCCGAATGCGCGGTTTTATGAGAGCCTATTCGATGTGCGGCGGTCGCTTGGAACGCGCTCCGCGAGCTTGGCAGCGCAACGGCGCACCGCCGACAACGTTCGTGTGATGAAGTACTGGCTTCATCAAATCGAGCTCAATCAAACCAATCCTGAGGGCCACGGCCTGGCTTGCCTTGAAATTCACCGCGCTATCGCCGAAGCATCCGGAAACAGCTTGTTACGGTCCGTCACCGGCGTCGTGGAACTCACAATTGCCCTCGCCATCAAGGCCAACTCGTCTGGAGACACGAACGGCTATTTTACCCATGGCCTGTTATCTCATCACGCGCTTATTGCTGCCGTCGAGAAAAGCGACCCAGAGGCCGCGCAGGACGCAGCATCTGTCATTATCAATCTCGACAACGAACAGGTCGTGCGCCTACTCACAGCTGCTTAG
- a CDS encoding MarR family transcriptional regulator, translated as MNEPLDEQGAAERRATTMYRIHEVARVMSTEFDKLVAEHGITRAQWAAFMHISLNPGCRQTELADKMQMGRAGAGKLLDKLEEKGWIRRETDEDDRRARRVWLKKDTPELLTIIPEASNRFLDRVYKDLSENDVERLAFALDTVIRNLGRDNDQS; from the coding sequence GTGAACGAACCCCTTGATGAACAAGGCGCAGCCGAACGTCGCGCCACAACCATGTATCGCATCCACGAGGTGGCGCGCGTGATGAGCACCGAGTTTGACAAGCTCGTCGCCGAGCATGGCATCACCCGCGCGCAGTGGGCGGCTTTCATGCATATTTCGCTGAACCCCGGATGCCGGCAGACTGAACTTGCTGACAAAATGCAAATGGGGCGCGCGGGCGCCGGTAAACTTTTAGATAAACTCGAGGAAAAAGGCTGGATCCGTCGAGAAACGGACGAGGACGACCGTCGCGCGCGACGCGTTTGGCTTAAAAAGGATACACCTGAGCTTTTGACGATTATCCCCGAAGCTTCAAACCGTTTTTTGGACCGCGTTTACAAAGACTTATCTGAAAATGACGTCGAACGTCTCGCGTTTGCGTTGGACACCGTTATTCGAAATCTAGGCAGGGACAATGACCAGTCATAA
- a CDS encoding FAD-dependent oxidoreductase, which yields MTSEENSRVSRRGFMKAAGLGAATAALGSVTVTAANAQELQWDEEFDVVVAGSGGAGLAGAIGALHGGASVVILEKAAFIGGTTGKSGGGSWVPNNKWMSEFEQKDDKDAFLRYVAKVSFPELYNDKSPTLGMTEHHWSQLNAFWENAAPVFEKLDEVGALPSKVFTSWDGKPAPDYHGQIAENGQILGRQLAVNVDGKNGSGADMVDFMSIYAEDNGAEIRTENRVVQIVRNEEGRVIGVHVETPEGLNRIAAKKGVIFGTGGFTHNPHMRTQFLRTPVLGGCAVPTNEGDLINMSAELGVKLGNLNEAWNQQVILEQVLDFSSVPSGVFFLGGDSSIAVNKFGQRMYDEKYVYPERTRSHQVYDQWTGEYPNLYQIFIFDDGAREFGGYEIPKVGADLPKHVITGNTLEELAANIQARFDGLAERIGTYKLDTAFLDNLKETITRYNGFAETGVDTDFRRGEAPIDGYFHYITVDKGNKNPYISAISETGPYYAILLGAGTLDTKGGPMFDVNGQVLNVKDAPIPGFYVAGNASASPSGKSYLGGGGTLGLGITFGYLAGQHAAAQTV from the coding sequence ATGACTTCCGAAGAAAATAGCCGCGTCTCTCGTCGTGGTTTCATGAAAGCAGCGGGATTGGGTGCTGCTACTGCCGCTCTTGGCTCGGTAACTGTAACTGCCGCTAATGCGCAGGAGTTGCAGTGGGACGAAGAATTTGACGTCGTTGTTGCTGGTTCGGGCGGTGCAGGCCTGGCCGGTGCTATCGGCGCACTCCATGGCGGCGCAAGCGTCGTTATCTTGGAAAAGGCAGCCTTTATCGGCGGTACGACCGGCAAGTCCGGCGGTGGTTCGTGGGTCCCGAACAACAAGTGGATGAGCGAGTTCGAGCAGAAGGACGACAAGGACGCTTTCCTGCGTTATGTCGCTAAGGTTTCCTTCCCAGAACTCTACAATGACAAGAGCCCAACTCTTGGCATGACCGAACACCACTGGTCGCAGCTGAACGCCTTCTGGGAAAACGCAGCGCCTGTGTTCGAAAAGCTCGACGAAGTCGGCGCTCTTCCATCCAAGGTCTTCACCTCGTGGGACGGCAAGCCAGCTCCCGACTATCATGGTCAGATTGCTGAAAACGGCCAGATTCTCGGTCGCCAGCTCGCAGTCAACGTCGACGGCAAGAACGGCAGCGGCGCAGACATGGTTGACTTCATGTCCATCTATGCCGAAGACAATGGCGCAGAAATCCGCACCGAAAATCGCGTTGTGCAGATCGTGCGCAATGAAGAAGGTCGCGTCATCGGCGTGCATGTCGAGACCCCAGAAGGTCTCAACCGCATTGCTGCCAAGAAGGGCGTCATCTTCGGCACCGGTGGTTTCACCCACAACCCGCACATGCGCACGCAGTTCCTGCGTACCCCTGTTCTGGGCGGTTGCGCTGTTCCAACCAACGAAGGCGACTTGATCAACATGTCGGCCGAGTTGGGCGTAAAGCTTGGCAACCTCAACGAAGCGTGGAACCAGCAGGTTATCCTAGAACAGGTTCTGGATTTCTCCAGCGTTCCAAGCGGCGTGTTCTTCCTTGGTGGCGACAGCTCGATTGCGGTCAACAAGTTCGGCCAGCGCATGTATGACGAAAAATACGTCTACCCAGAGCGCACCCGTTCGCACCAAGTTTACGACCAGTGGACTGGCGAATACCCGAACCTGTATCAGATCTTCATCTTCGATGATGGCGCTCGTGAGTTCGGCGGCTACGAAATCCCTAAGGTTGGTGCAGACCTGCCAAAGCATGTGATCACCGGCAATACGCTGGAAGAGCTTGCGGCCAACATTCAGGCACGCTTCGACGGCCTGGCCGAACGCATCGGCACCTACAAGCTGGATACTGCTTTCCTCGACAACCTCAAGGAAACCATCACCCGTTACAACGGCTTCGCAGAAACCGGTGTCGACACCGACTTCCGCCGTGGTGAAGCGCCGATCGATGGCTACTTCCACTACATCACCGTCGATAAGGGTAATAAGAACCCTTACATCTCTGCAATCTCTGAGACAGGTCCTTACTACGCGATCCTGCTTGGCGCTGGCACACTCGACACCAAGGGCGGACCGATGTTTGACGTCAATGGTCAGGTTCTGAACGTCAAGGATGCACCAATTCCGGGCTTCTATGTCGCCGGTAACGCTTCGGCTTCCCCTTCGGGCAAGAGCTATCTCGGCGGTGGCGGCACCCTCGGCCTCGGGATCACCTTCGGCTACCTCGCTGGTCAGCACGCAGCGGCTCAGACCGTTTAA
- a CDS encoding DUF892 family protein: protein MATSEKTPTKSSTANEEKKPASRTKTTKSGKTRTVSRAKPAAEQRQQRAQTVKSKAQKAPARKAAATEEKGLLDLFEHALRDMYYAERKIYRSLPKMIKAADDAALTEALSNHRDETQGHIEILEEVFELMHLRVKGEKCDAIDGILEEADGILEDFGGTLAGDAAIIFSARAVEHYEICRYHAMIGFADALGLDEVHAKLQSVYDQETASDTLLTSLAEDSVNEAASEYDDSDSQ, encoded by the coding sequence ATGGCTACTAGCGAAAAGACTCCCACGAAATCTTCGACGGCGAACGAAGAGAAGAAGCCAGCCTCTCGTACGAAAACGACCAAATCTGGTAAGACACGCACTGTGTCTCGCGCTAAGCCCGCTGCGGAGCAGAGGCAGCAGCGCGCCCAAACGGTAAAATCAAAAGCGCAAAAAGCCCCTGCCCGCAAAGCAGCAGCTACAGAAGAGAAAGGCCTCCTGGATCTTTTCGAGCATGCGCTGCGCGACATGTATTACGCCGAGCGGAAAATTTATCGCTCGCTGCCAAAGATGATCAAGGCGGCCGATGACGCTGCACTGACGGAAGCCTTAAGCAACCATCGCGACGAAACGCAGGGCCACATCGAGATACTCGAAGAGGTCTTTGAATTGATGCATTTGCGCGTGAAAGGCGAAAAATGCGACGCCATTGATGGCATTCTAGAGGAAGCTGACGGGATTCTTGAAGATTTCGGCGGCACGCTGGCTGGCGATGCGGCGATTATTTTCTCGGCTCGCGCGGTAGAGCATTACGAAATCTGCCGCTATCATGCGATGATCGGTTTTGCTGATGCTCTGGGGCTTGATGAGGTGCACGCTAAGTTGCAGTCCGTCTATGACCAAGAAACGGCGTCGGACACGCTGCTGACATCTCTGGCTGAGGACAGCGTCAATGAAGCGGCGTCTGAGTACGACGACAGTGACAGCCAATAA
- the yjfF gene encoding galactofuranose ABC transporter, permease protein YjfF, which translates to MKRSLRPLAATAVIFIIAYALSVMQFPGMLSTRVLGNFLTDNAFLGIAAVGMTFVIISGGIDLSVGAVIGFTGVLVAVLISWMGFHPLVAFIVALGIAGLFGAAMGATIHYLQVPSFIVTLAGMFLARGGASVITQDSVPINHEFYSLITSLIIRLPGGGRLSFIGLLMVAIFLIGALVAHRTRFGSYVYALGGNPVSASLMGVPVAQTTVQIYMLSSMLAALAGIIFSIYTSAGYPLAAVGVELDAISAVVIGGTLLTGGYGFVLGTFVGVMLLGLVQTYIIFDGTLSSWWTKIVIGILLFLFIVLQRIIFAASASGKDSLEKA; encoded by the coding sequence ATGAAGCGCAGCTTGCGACCTCTGGCAGCCACTGCCGTAATTTTCATAATCGCCTATGCTCTTTCGGTCATGCAGTTTCCCGGCATGCTTTCAACGCGCGTCCTTGGCAATTTTCTCACTGACAATGCCTTCCTCGGCATCGCAGCGGTGGGGATGACCTTTGTCATCATTTCCGGAGGCATCGACCTGTCGGTTGGGGCGGTGATTGGGTTTACCGGCGTTTTGGTTGCCGTTCTGATCAGCTGGATGGGGTTCCATCCGCTGGTCGCGTTCATCGTTGCACTCGGGATTGCGGGGCTGTTTGGCGCGGCGATGGGCGCTACGATCCACTATCTCCAAGTGCCAAGTTTTATCGTGACATTGGCGGGGATGTTCTTGGCACGAGGCGGCGCTTCGGTGATCACGCAGGATAGCGTTCCCATCAACCACGAATTCTATTCCCTGATTACCAGCCTCATCATCAGGCTGCCCGGTGGCGGGCGATTGAGTTTTATCGGCCTTTTGATGGTCGCGATATTTCTCATCGGCGCCCTCGTGGCACATAGGACTAGGTTTGGCTCCTATGTATATGCGCTAGGCGGAAACCCTGTGTCTGCCTCCCTGATGGGCGTTCCGGTTGCCCAAACAACAGTGCAAATTTACATGCTCTCCAGCATGTTGGCGGCTTTGGCTGGCATCATCTTTTCCATCTACACCTCAGCGGGTTATCCGCTGGCGGCGGTCGGCGTAGAGTTGGATGCAATCAGCGCTGTGGTGATCGGCGGTACACTTCTCACCGGAGGGTACGGCTTCGTGCTCGGCACGTTTGTGGGCGTAATGCTGCTCGGTTTGGTCCAAACCTATATAATCTTCGACGGGACGCTTTCGAGCTGGTGGACCAAGATCGTCATCGGCATTTTATTGTTCTTATTCATCGTTTTACAGCGCATCATATTCGCGGCGTCAGCCTCTGGAAAAGATTCGCTCGAGAAAGCTTAG
- a CDS encoding c-type cytochrome → MNFLRTALTAGLFIVGSSAAFANTCLATYTETAEPVLARKCAACHNDASPGSGVSFQKGSGYDFLVNVASEQLPTMNRVTPGDTSQSYLAHKISGTHESVGGSGGKMPPSGRLREAEVEAIIAWIEGCTVEQ, encoded by the coding sequence ATGAATTTTCTCCGCACGGCCCTTACCGCAGGTCTCTTCATCGTTGGCAGCTCGGCGGCCTTCGCCAACACCTGCCTTGCCACTTACACTGAGACGGCAGAGCCGGTCCTCGCGCGCAAATGCGCTGCATGCCACAACGACGCATCGCCTGGTTCGGGCGTGTCGTTCCAGAAGGGCAGTGGCTATGATTTCTTGGTCAATGTTGCCAGCGAGCAGCTGCCGACCATGAACCGCGTTACCCCTGGCGATACCAGCCAGAGCTACCTCGCACACAAGATCAGCGGCACGCATGAAAGCGTTGGTGGCTCGGGCGGCAAGATGCCTCCAAGCGGCCGTCTGCGCGAAGCCGAAGTCGAAGCCATTATCGCGTGGATCGAAGGCTGCACGGTCGAGCAATGA
- the ytfQ gene encoding galactofuranose ABC transporter, galactofuranose-binding protein YtfQ, with translation MTIFSKLALAASLATALTSVSIAQDNLKGIVVGFSQIGSESGWRAAETSVTKQLAEELGIDLKFADAQQKQENQIKAIRGFIAQGVDAILVAPVVATGWEDVLSEAKEAEIPVVLLDRGVDAPEDLYLTSVASDQVKEGRVAGEWLVADVNGADCKVVELQGTVGSTPAINRKQGFEEAIAGNANITLARSQTGDFTRAKGKEVMEGFIKAENGGADICAVYAHNDDMAVGAIQAIKDAGLKPGTDIKVVSIDAVPDIFAAMVAGEANATVELTPNMAGPAFEALSAYLADGTEPEKFIITESKLYTPADDPQGEYDRRKGLGY, from the coding sequence GTGACCATTTTTTCCAAGCTTGCCCTCGCGGCAAGCCTCGCTACTGCTTTGACTTCTGTCAGCATCGCTCAGGATAATCTGAAAGGCATCGTTGTTGGCTTCAGCCAGATCGGCTCGGAGTCCGGATGGCGTGCTGCCGAAACCTCAGTGACGAAACAATTAGCCGAAGAACTTGGAATTGACCTGAAATTCGCGGATGCGCAGCAGAAGCAAGAAAATCAGATCAAGGCCATTCGCGGCTTTATCGCCCAAGGCGTGGACGCCATTCTTGTCGCCCCCGTGGTGGCGACAGGTTGGGAAGACGTGTTGAGTGAAGCCAAGGAAGCCGAAATTCCGGTGGTGCTTCTCGACCGCGGTGTAGACGCGCCAGAAGATCTCTATTTAACCTCCGTCGCCTCTGACCAGGTGAAGGAAGGTCGTGTCGCCGGGGAATGGCTAGTGGCCGACGTCAATGGCGCAGACTGCAAGGTAGTGGAACTGCAGGGCACGGTGGGTTCCACCCCGGCCATTAACCGCAAGCAGGGCTTTGAAGAAGCCATTGCTGGCAATGCCAATATCACGCTGGCGCGCAGCCAGACCGGCGACTTTACCCGCGCTAAGGGTAAAGAAGTGATGGAAGGCTTCATCAAGGCCGAAAACGGTGGCGCCGATATTTGTGCGGTTTACGCGCATAATGACGACATGGCCGTTGGCGCTATTCAGGCGATCAAGGACGCAGGTCTCAAGCCAGGGACTGACATCAAGGTCGTCTCCATTGATGCTGTTCCTGACATTTTTGCGGCCATGGTGGCAGGCGAAGCCAATGCCACGGTTGAGCTGACCCCGAACATGGCAGGTCCCGCCTTTGAAGCTCTTTCGGCCTATCTCGCCGATGGCACAGAGCCTGAAAAGTTCATCATTACTGAATCCAAGCTCTACACCCCAGCCGATGATCCGCAGGGCGAATACGATCGCCGTAAGGGCCTCGGCTACTAG
- a CDS encoding sugar ABC transporter ATP-binding protein, with protein MTENSYVLEARGVSKIFGNHTALDHIDFGLRAGEVHALLGENGAGKSTLIKILTGAYRPTSGGVYLEGSEITLDNPLHAQAYGIGTVYQEVNLLPNRSVAENLFLGHQPRKFGFVDVRKMEADARVLLANYDLHINPGSELGSHSVAVQQIVAIARAVQLSGKVLILDEPTASLDRNEVARLFEVIKGLKAKGLAILFITHFLDQVFAISDRVTVLRNGKLIETRDLTSLNRTDVVRLMLGKDIAFSGATDIEPIGTHDEVLLEFEGFGRKRSVAPFNLVVHKGEVIGVAGLLGSGRTEMARIMFGADAADQGKVRVNGVETTIHRTTDAIKKGFGFCPEDRKAEGILGDLSVRENIVIALQGKLGWFKALDRDEQLEIAGKFGEAMDIRAASLDMPVKLLSGGNQQKVILSRWLATDPAFLILDEPTRGIDVGAHAEIVRTINRLRDEGMAMLVISSELDEVVAYSSRIVVMREREMVAELTGKNINAGVIVHAIANNNAGAEA; from the coding sequence ATGACTGAGAATAGCTACGTGCTTGAAGCGCGCGGTGTGTCCAAGATTTTCGGCAATCACACAGCGCTCGACCATATCGATTTCGGCCTGCGCGCGGGCGAAGTCCATGCGCTGCTTGGCGAAAATGGTGCGGGCAAATCGACCCTCATCAAAATCCTGACCGGAGCCTATCGGCCAACAAGCGGCGGCGTCTATCTCGAGGGGAGCGAGATAACACTCGATAACCCGCTTCACGCGCAGGCTTATGGCATTGGCACTGTCTATCAAGAGGTCAATCTGCTGCCCAACCGCTCGGTAGCGGAGAACCTTTTTCTCGGACACCAGCCGCGCAAATTCGGCTTTGTTGATGTCCGCAAAATGGAAGCAGACGCGCGGGTCCTGCTTGCCAATTATGATTTGCACATCAATCCTGGCAGTGAGCTGGGAAGCCATTCCGTGGCTGTGCAGCAGATCGTGGCGATTGCCCGCGCAGTGCAGCTTTCAGGCAAAGTGCTTATTCTTGATGAACCTACTGCCAGCCTCGACCGCAATGAAGTCGCCCGGCTGTTTGAGGTGATAAAGGGCCTGAAGGCCAAGGGCCTCGCCATTTTGTTCATCACCCATTTTCTTGATCAAGTGTTCGCCATTTCGGACCGCGTAACGGTGTTGCGCAATGGCAAGCTCATCGAAACGCGAGACTTAACCTCTCTCAATCGGACAGATGTGGTGCGGTTGATGTTGGGCAAGGACATTGCATTTTCCGGGGCGACCGACATCGAGCCGATTGGTACGCATGATGAGGTGCTGCTGGAATTTGAAGGCTTTGGCCGCAAACGCAGCGTCGCGCCGTTTAACCTCGTTGTGCACAAGGGCGAAGTTATTGGTGTTGCAGGGCTTTTGGGATCAGGCCGGACCGAAATGGCGCGCATCATGTTTGGCGCCGACGCTGCCGATCAGGGCAAAGTGCGCGTCAACGGCGTAGAAACCACCATCCACCGCACCACTGACGCCATAAAAAAAGGCTTCGGCTTCTGCCCCGAGGACCGAAAGGCCGAGGGCATTTTGGGCGATCTGTCGGTGCGCGAGAACATTGTCATCGCGCTGCAGGGAAAGTTGGGCTGGTTCAAGGCGCTGGACCGAGACGAGCAGCTCGAAATCGCCGGAAAATTTGGCGAGGCGATGGATATTCGAGCCGCATCGCTCGACATGCCGGTCAAGCTCCTCTCCGGCGGCAATCAGCAAAAAGTTATCCTCTCGCGTTGGTTAGCAACTGACCCTGCCTTTCTCATCCTCGACGAACCGACCCGCGGCATTGATGTGGGCGCGCATGCTGAAATAGTGCGCACCATCAACCGCCTCCGCGACGAAGGCATGGCCATGCTGGTGATCTCATCAGAGTTGGACGAGGTGGTTGCTTACAGCTCGCGCATTGTGGTGATGCGTGAGCGCGAGATGGTTGCCGAGCTCACGGGCAAGAACATCAATGCAGGTGTGATCGTGCACGCAATTGCAAATAACAACGCCGGGGCGGAAGCATGA
- a CDS encoding sugar phosphate isomerase/epimerase and 4-hydroxyphenylpyruvate domain-containing protein — MKTSIATVSISGNLREKLEAIAAAGFDGVEIFENDFLAYDQSPAEVRKMCADLGLEITLFQPFRDFEGLPEPHRSAAFERAERKFDLMGQLGAPLVLVCSSVAPAALGGIDRAAADFRELGERAAKRGLKVGFEALAWGRHVFDHRDAWEIVRRADHPNVGLILDSFHTLSRGINPDTIRSIPGDKIFFVQLADAPALSMDLLYWSRHYRNMPGEGDLPVVDFTRAVLATGYSGPLSLEIFNDQFRAGSPRTIAADGKRSLIFLADQARLAEPDAPIITPALPARAKVEGVSFVEFTANEAEAEQLAGLLGKLGFSQTGHHRSKAVNRYSQGDINIVINTEREGLAHAAYITHGTSAYAMGLLVEDAGRALDRARALDAQVFNQHVAPNELKIPAVRGIGGGVIYFLDRQSELADVWDKEFVSFPAQSAGARLTRVDHLAQTMNYEEMLTWILFYRSIFELDKSPMVDVVDPAGLIRSQVIESPKGELRLTLNGAENRKTLAGRFISETFGSSLQHIAFASSDIFETARILRENGLAALQISQNYYDDLAARFILSPELLSKLQAANLLYDRDANGEYFQLYTPRFGEGFFFEVVQRTGGYSGYGAFNAPFRIAAQRREINVLDGM, encoded by the coding sequence GCTGCTGGCTTTGACGGGGTCGAAATCTTCGAGAACGATTTCCTCGCTTACGACCAATCCCCCGCTGAAGTGCGCAAGATGTGCGCCGATCTAGGGCTTGAGATTACTCTCTTCCAACCATTTCGCGACTTTGAAGGCCTCCCAGAACCGCATCGCAGTGCCGCCTTCGAACGAGCCGAACGCAAGTTCGATCTGATGGGGCAATTGGGTGCGCCCTTGGTTTTGGTCTGTTCAAGCGTTGCCCCGGCAGCACTGGGCGGAATTGATCGCGCTGCCGCTGATTTTCGGGAATTGGGCGAGCGCGCCGCGAAGCGCGGTCTGAAGGTGGGTTTTGAAGCCCTGGCCTGGGGTCGTCATGTGTTCGATCACCGTGACGCCTGGGAAATTGTGCGGCGCGCCGATCATCCAAATGTCGGGCTTATTCTCGATAGCTTTCACACGCTGTCGCGCGGCATCAACCCAGACACCATTCGCTCTATTCCGGGTGATAAGATCTTCTTTGTCCAACTCGCAGACGCCCCCGCGCTCTCGATGGACCTTCTCTATTGGAGCCGCCACTATCGCAATATGCCGGGCGAGGGCGATCTCCCCGTGGTGGATTTCACCCGCGCCGTTCTTGCCACGGGCTACTCCGGTCCTCTGTCATTGGAGATTTTTAACGATCAGTTCCGTGCCGGATCGCCACGCACTATCGCCGCAGATGGGAAACGCTCGTTGATCTTTCTTGCCGACCAAGCCCGATTGGCCGAACCGGACGCCCCCATCATTACACCTGCATTACCGGCCCGCGCTAAGGTTGAAGGCGTGTCTTTCGTCGAGTTCACGGCCAATGAAGCCGAAGCGGAACAACTGGCTGGCCTCTTGGGCAAACTCGGTTTCAGCCAAACCGGTCATCACCGTTCAAAAGCGGTCAATCGCTATTCGCAGGGCGATATCAATATCGTCATCAATACGGAGCGAGAGGGGCTCGCGCACGCGGCATACATCACACACGGCACCAGTGCTTATGCCATGGGCCTACTGGTGGAGGATGCGGGCAGGGCGCTGGACCGTGCTCGCGCCCTTGATGCTCAGGTCTTCAATCAGCACGTCGCGCCCAACGAACTCAAAATACCCGCCGTCCGTGGCATAGGAGGCGGCGTCATCTATTTCCTCGATCGGCAGTCGGAACTGGCCGATGTGTGGGACAAAGAGTTCGTGTCCTTTCCTGCACAGTCCGCAGGCGCCCGTCTCACTCGCGTCGATCACCTCGCTCAGACGATGAACTACGAGGAAATGCTCACCTGGATTCTCTTTTATCGCTCCATTTTCGAGCTGGATAAAAGCCCTATGGTCGATGTGGTCGATCCTGCGGGCCTCATCCGCAGTCAGGTGATCGAAAGCCCCAAGGGTGAACTGCGGCTAACCCTCAACGGCGCAGAAAATCGCAAAACCCTAGCAGGGCGCTTTATCAGCGAAACCTTCGGCTCGAGCCTCCAACACATAGCGTTTGCATCAAGCGACATCTTCGAAACCGCCCGTATTCTGCGGGAGAACGGGTTGGCGGCTTTGCAGATTTCCCAGAACTATTACGACGATCTCGCCGCTCGGTTCATTTTGTCACCTGAGCTGCTGTCCAAGCTTCAGGCGGCCAATTTGCTGTATGACCGCGACGCGAATGGCGAGTATTTCCAGCTCTATACGCCGCGCTTCGGTGAAGGTTTTTTCTTTGAAGTCGTTCAGCGCACTGGAGGCTATTCTGGTTACGGCGCTTTCAATGCCCCGTTCCGCATCGCGGCCCAGAGGCGAGAAATCAACGTGTTGGACGGAATGTAG